The following are from one region of the Arcobacter defluvii genome:
- a CDS encoding alpha-amylase, producing the protein MANDNHKANQGNKNKGTSGNNVANAKVNGNRGAQLNPNNKRGNNYSNKGK; encoded by the coding sequence ATGGCAAATGATAATCATAAAGCTAATCAAGGAAATAAAAATAAAGGAACATCTGGTAATAATGTTGCAAATGCAAAAGTTAATGGTAATAGAGGTGCACAGTTAAATCCTAATAATAAAAGAGGGAATAACTACTCAAATAAAGGTAAATAA
- a CDS encoding S24 family peptidase has product MNKIKLEYHQEIDNKIVKKELEFEEDLIKVPYSKTSLFVSKIEGKSMQPVISDNSLVVADLSQKEFEDEAIFLIYKDDNMWIKKASLIEQKEFFVSINPDFSHLVYKKEDCRIIAKVLIYFENEN; this is encoded by the coding sequence ATGAACAAAATAAAACTAGAATACCACCAAGAAATAGATAACAAAATAGTAAAAAAAGAGTTAGAGTTTGAAGAGGATTTGATTAAAGTTCCATACTCTAAGACTTCACTTTTTGTCTCAAAAATAGAAGGTAAATCTATGCAACCAGTTATTTCTGATAACTCTTTGGTTGTTGCTGATTTATCTCAAAAAGAGTTTGAAGATGAAGCAATATTTTTGATTTATAAAGATGATAATATGTGGATAAAAAAAGCTAGTCTTATAGAGCAAAAAGAGTTTTTTGTATCTATAAATCCTGATTTTTCTCATCTTGTTTATAAAAAAGAGGATTGTAGAATCATCGCAAAAGTTTTGATATATTTTGAAAATGAAAACTAA
- a CDS encoding DCC1-like thiol-disulfide oxidoreductase family protein, translating to MKTNQIIIFYDEECPFCKNYTNFLKLKKSFDLKLIDARKNKIELENICKNLDINDGFIVVYENHCFQGAKALEFLNSAVDKTTILGKLHFFFAYDNTFSKFLYKILFILRKFILFILRKDSKI from the coding sequence ATGAAAACTAATCAAATAATCATATTTTACGATGAAGAGTGCCCTTTTTGTAAAAACTATACAAACTTTTTGAAGCTAAAAAAGAGTTTTGATTTAAAACTAATAGATGCAAGAAAAAATAAAATAGAACTAGAAAATATTTGTAAAAACCTAGATATAAACGATGGTTTTATAGTTGTTTATGAAAATCATTGTTTTCAAGGAGCTAAAGCTTTAGAGTTTTTAAATAGTGCAGTTGATAAAACTACGATTTTGGGAAAATTGCACTTTTTCTTTGCTTACGATAATACTTTTTCAAAATTTTTATACAAAATTCTTTTTATTTTGAGAAAATTTATACTTTTTATTTTAAGAAAAGATAGCAAAATCTAA
- a CDS encoding RraA family protein: MDYKKFSEISPCDYAGTLKRESFMDAGIKELWSNIPRISGPAFTVNMVAGENLALHRAIYEAPVGSIIVAQSNTMDYAVIGGNVATIAYNRGIVGFVIDGVVRDIAEIREKRIPMFGRGVLAMPGTKKQAVPVNTPIIAGGINVNPGDIIVADEEGIAVIPKDRAEEIYQECKEKVKKESALSFEEWANRHKKNIDSFYE, from the coding sequence GTGGATTATAAAAAATTTAGTGAAATTTCACCTTGTGATTATGCAGGAACTTTAAAAAGAGAAAGTTTTATGGATGCTGGAATAAAAGAGCTTTGGTCAAATATTCCTAGAATCTCAGGTCCTGCATTTACTGTAAATATGGTTGCAGGAGAAAATTTAGCACTTCATAGAGCTATTTATGAAGCGCCAGTTGGTTCTATAATAGTAGCCCAATCAAATACAATGGATTATGCAGTGATTGGTGGAAATGTAGCCACTATTGCGTATAACAGAGGAATTGTAGGTTTTGTGATTGATGGTGTTGTAAGGGATATCGCAGAGATTAGAGAAAAAAGAATTCCAATGTTTGGACGTGGTGTTTTAGCAATGCCAGGAACAAAAAAACAAGCTGTTCCAGTAAATACACCAATAATTGCTGGTGGAATAAATGTAAATCCAGGTGATATAATAGTTGCTGATGAAGAAGGAATTGCAGTTATTCCAAAAGATAGAGCCGAAGAGATATATCAAGAGTGTAAAGAAAAAGTTAAAAAAGAGTCTGCTTTGAGTTTTGAAGAGTGGGCAAATAGACACAAAAAAAATATAGACTCATTTTATGAGTGA
- the rlmF gene encoding 23S rRNA (adenine(1618)-N(6))-methyltransferase RlmF, translating into MSNTKTLHPRNFHNNRYDFTTLIKSQDSLKEFVKPNKYGDLSIDFANPEAVITLNKALLSHFYGIKNWEIPKGYLCPPIPGRADYIHHIADLLALSNNGKIPKGKAIKGLDVGVGANCIYPIIGVSVYGWQFLGSDIEKSSIESVLNIINSNEILKENIKVLQQENPSNIFVNIINKDEKYDFTLCNPPFHKSLDEALAGNKRKVQNLTKQKSTKSALNFGGKNNELWCEGGEIVFIKNMIKESLAFSKNCLWFTTLVSKKENLPFIYKALKDLKAVEVKTIEMAHGQKISRIVAWTFLPKDEQKTWAKNRVN; encoded by the coding sequence ATGTCAAATACAAAAACACTACATCCCAGAAATTTTCATAACAATAGATATGATTTTACTACTTTAATAAAATCTCAAGATAGTCTAAAAGAGTTTGTAAAACCAAATAAATATGGTGATTTATCAATAGATTTTGCAAATCCTGAGGCTGTTATTACTTTAAATAAAGCCTTATTATCGCATTTTTATGGGATTAAAAATTGGGAAATCCCAAAAGGATATTTATGTCCTCCAATTCCTGGACGAGCTGATTATATACATCATATTGCGGATTTATTAGCTTTAAGTAACAATGGAAAAATTCCTAAAGGAAAAGCTATAAAAGGTTTAGATGTTGGAGTTGGAGCAAATTGTATTTATCCTATTATTGGTGTTAGCGTTTATGGTTGGCAGTTTTTAGGAAGTGATATAGAAAAAAGTTCTATTGAATCAGTTTTAAATATCATAAATTCAAATGAAATTTTAAAAGAAAATATCAAAGTATTACAGCAAGAAAATCCTTCTAATATTTTTGTAAATATTATCAATAAAGATGAAAAATATGATTTTACTTTATGCAATCCTCCTTTTCATAAATCATTAGATGAAGCATTAGCAGGAAATAAAAGAAAAGTTCAAAATCTTACAAAACAAAAAAGTACAAAAAGTGCTCTAAATTTTGGTGGGAAAAACAACGAACTTTGGTGCGAAGGTGGAGAAATAGTATTTATTAAAAATATGATAAAAGAGAGTTTAGCGTTTTCAAAAAACTGTCTTTGGTTTACAACTCTTGTATCAAAAAAAGAGAATCTTCCTTTTATTTATAAAGCATTAAAAGATCTAAAAGCAGTAGAAGTAAAAACAATAGAAATGGCTCACGGTCAAAAGATAAGTAGAATAGTAGCTTGGACTTTTTTACCAAAAGATGAGCAAAAAACTTGGGCTAAAAATAGAGTAAATTAA
- the aat gene encoding leucyl/phenylalanyl-tRNA--protein transferase yields MKLLDKKYKIYLLDDDNFDFPTLEMMKDDLVAVGGDFHPQRLINAYENGIFPWYIDDYGYIHWFSPNKRMVLNPNEMKVSKSLKKSITNKGFVVKSNENFERVMRECAEIKRKHEDSTWISEEFIQAYTNLHELEVAFSIETYLDDELVGGLYGLVIGDVFCGESMFAKVTDASKVAFYHLCQWAKENEIKIIDCQVYNDHLASLGASEISRDEYFKILGVD; encoded by the coding sequence ATGAAATTACTTGATAAAAAATATAAAATCTATTTATTAGATGATGATAACTTTGATTTTCCAACTTTGGAGATGATGAAAGATGATTTAGTTGCTGTTGGTGGTGACTTTCATCCTCAAAGACTTATAAATGCTTATGAAAATGGGATTTTTCCTTGGTATATTGACGATTATGGTTATATTCATTGGTTTTCTCCAAATAAAAGAATGGTGTTAAATCCAAATGAAATGAAAGTATCTAAAAGCCTAAAAAAATCAATAACAAACAAAGGCTTTGTTGTCAAATCAAATGAAAACTTTGAAAGAGTTATGCGTGAATGTGCCGAAATTAAACGAAAACATGAAGATAGCACTTGGATAAGTGAAGAGTTCATACAAGCTTATACAAACTTACATGAACTTGAAGTTGCATTTTCTATTGAAACATATTTGGATGATGAGTTAGTTGGTGGACTTTATGGACTTGTTATTGGTGATGTTTTTTGTGGTGAAAGTATGTTTGCAAAGGTAACTGATGCTTCAAAAGTTGCTTTTTATCATCTTTGCCAATGGGCAAAAGAAAATGAAATCAAAATCATAGATTGTCAAGTTTACAATGACCATTTAGCTAGTTTGGGAGCTAGTGAAATAAGCAGAGATGAGTATTTTAAAATATTGGGCGTAGATTAA
- a CDS encoding pseudouridine synthase: MANSYKRIDAHLSSLGYCTRGEAKKFLRIFEVLVKDKRVFDPSLKAYHDDIKIDGEPIDAETITILLNKPNGFICSHNDAGSLIYSLIPQRWNRRNPKISTVGRLDVDTTGAIILTDDGDLNHRLTSPKSDVIKVYEATLAKPLKGDEAQIFASGELMLNGEKKPLLPAILEIITPTQVRLEIVEGKYHQVKRMFAAVGNRVVKLHRLNFAGFDVEDLKEGEYKFIKL; encoded by the coding sequence ATGGCAAATAGTTATAAAAGAATAGATGCACATCTGTCTAGTTTGGGATATTGTACACGAGGTGAAGCAAAAAAGTTTTTGAGAATTTTTGAAGTTTTAGTAAAAGACAAAAGAGTTTTTGACCCATCTTTAAAAGCATATCATGATGATATCAAAATTGATGGTGAGCCAATAGATGCTGAAACAATCACTATTTTATTAAATAAACCAAATGGTTTTATTTGCTCTCATAATGATGCAGGAAGTTTGATTTATTCTTTAATTCCACAACGTTGGAATAGAAGAAATCCAAAAATCTCAACTGTTGGAAGACTTGATGTTGATACAACAGGAGCTATTATTTTAACAGATGATGGAGACTTAAATCATAGATTAACAAGTCCAAAAAGTGATGTTATAAAAGTTTATGAAGCTACACTTGCAAAACCACTAAAAGGTGATGAAGCTCAAATCTTTGCAAGTGGAGAACTTATGCTAAATGGTGAAAAGAAACCTTTACTTCCAGCTATTCTTGAAATTATAACTCCAACACAAGTTCGACTTGAAATTGTTGAGGGAAAATATCATCAAGTAAAAAGAATGTTTGCAGCAGTAGGAAATAGGGTAGTTAAACTTCATAGATTAAATTTTGCAGGATTTGATGTAGAAGATTTAAAAGAGGGTGAATATAAGTTTATAAAACTTTAA
- a CDS encoding HAD family hydrolase, producing the protein MRLIMFDMDGTLIDSGFAITNTINYVRENLGFEKLEKNHILEKVNDPTINSAEFFYGTKEFTQEQTKLFEEYYNQHCLSDLAVYDGITKLIEDLKGDFTLAVATNANSTYAYKMLNHVGLAKYFSTILGYDSVKNPKPHPEMVYKILDKHNIQKHNAQLIGDSHKDIMAATNAGVDSVLVNWGFSNHEKDAIETVQELENKIKAKFY; encoded by the coding sequence ATGCGTCTAATAATGTTTGATATGGACGGAACATTGATTGATAGTGGATTTGCCATTACAAATACTATAAATTATGTACGAGAAAATTTAGGTTTTGAAAAATTAGAAAAAAATCATATTTTAGAAAAAGTAAATGACCCAACTATAAACTCAGCAGAGTTTTTTTATGGAACAAAAGAGTTTACACAAGAACAAACAAAACTTTTTGAAGAGTATTATAATCAACACTGTTTAAGTGATTTGGCTGTTTATGATGGTATTACTAAACTAATTGAAGATTTAAAAGGTGATTTTACACTTGCAGTTGCAACAAATGCAAACTCAACTTATGCATATAAGATGCTAAATCATGTGGGTTTAGCAAAATATTTTTCAACTATTTTAGGATATGACAGTGTAAAAAATCCAAAACCACATCCTGAAATGGTTTATAAAATTTTGGATAAACATAATATACAAAAACATAATGCACAACTAATTGGTGATTCTCACAAAGATATTATGGCTGCTACAAATGCAGGTGTTGATTCAGTTTTAGTTAATTGGGGATTTTCAAATCATGAAAAAGATGCAATTGAAACTGTTCAAGAGTTAGAAAATAAAATAAAAGCAAAATTTTACTAA
- a CDS encoding sulfite exporter TauE/SafE family protein, with the protein MEAISIITIISIAFLGSFGHCVGMCGGIVIAYSSTKIKAEWSKQVQAIAHLLYSFGRITTYMILGALFGLVGGVVTFDNLTSGIFLLITGFMMVLVGLSLLGKIKFLTMLEHSCSKSSFYQKTFKSLLGSDSLFSFYLLGMLNGLLPCGFVYVFAITAASTGSAFWGAFVMLIFGLSTIPALFSLGFFVGLFKQSNLRDLFIKLASILVIAFGIYIGYIGYEYLTDPTKSILSCHI; encoded by the coding sequence ATGGAAGCAATTAGTATTATAACTATTATTTCAATAGCTTTTTTAGGTTCATTTGGTCATTGTGTTGGAATGTGTGGAGGAATTGTTATCGCATATTCAAGTACAAAAATAAAAGCTGAATGGTCAAAACAAGTTCAAGCTATTGCTCATTTATTGTACTCTTTTGGAAGAATTACAACTTATATGATATTGGGAGCTTTATTTGGTCTTGTTGGTGGAGTTGTGACTTTTGATAATCTTACAAGTGGGATATTTTTACTTATAACTGGATTTATGATGGTTTTAGTTGGACTTTCACTTCTTGGAAAAATCAAGTTTTTAACAATGCTTGAACATAGTTGCTCAAAATCATCTTTTTATCAAAAAACATTTAAATCACTTTTAGGTTCAGATTCTTTATTTAGTTTTTATCTTTTAGGTATGCTAAATGGACTACTTCCATGTGGTTTTGTATATGTTTTTGCAATTACAGCAGCTAGTACAGGAAGTGCATTTTGGGGTGCATTTGTAATGCTGATTTTTGGACTTAGTACAATACCTGCACTTTTTTCTCTTGGTTTTTTTGTTGGACTTTTTAAACAATCAAATTTAAGAGATTTATTTATTAAACTTGCTTCAATTTTAGTAATTGCTTTTGGAATATACATAGGATATATCGGTTATGAATATCTAACAGATCCAACAAAATCAATTTTAAGTTGTCATATATAA
- a CDS encoding TonB-dependent receptor yields the protein MQKKLSISLVASFLIATNLFSAQDLETITVNSSAIKSDEKTATFSTEIYTKEDIDKSKSKDIYEFLSSQTSVNVNSYFGNTFSQLLDLRGYGISNGGENLIVLVNGRRMNNIDSTPQLLSSIPIDSIEKIEILKGTGSVQFGDGANAGVINIITNGINESYIKAYVGNNGVKNGTLSFGHSFDKVIINGYTDYSSTDGNIYNSNDEKNDNYNKNKKISVTYFPIDELELNLSRSYSNMNTKYGSSITLDDYENNINRTSYFTEQYFRSYVTSVGAKYNINNNLSLELDFNDENKLSRYSSGWASNYDYKSFGSKLNYNYEDLKIAVGIDGFNGDRISSSDITTKDNKAVFISAEYNITDDLKISSGVRRENVEYKYQPNSGSSLEEDDYLNAYDVGVNYILDEKSSIFANYNRSYQAPDIDKFFTYGSFNNFIEPSKVHNYTVGYNNILQNNKFKFSIFRADLKNEIYYYNTGSWLTSFNTNIDKSHKYGLEIFDKYLINENLYTSFNYSYIIAKIDEENEGNGAYNGKYLPGVSKHNITVNLGYNINNINTILSHTYKSSAYASNDFENNFTQKQEVYNSTDFTISYTYQNLELFGKIQNIFDEKNGMWIRDDAIYPINFETTYYAGMKVKF from the coding sequence ATGCAAAAAAAATTATCTATAAGCTTAGTTGCAAGCTTTCTAATAGCAACAAACCTTTTCTCAGCTCAAGATTTAGAAACAATCACAGTTAATTCATCTGCAATTAAATCTGATGAAAAAACAGCAACTTTTTCTACAGAAATATATACAAAAGAAGATATTGATAAATCAAAATCAAAAGATATTTATGAATTTCTATCATCTCAAACTTCTGTTAATGTTAATTCATATTTTGGGAATACATTTTCTCAATTATTAGATTTAAGAGGTTATGGAATATCAAATGGTGGTGAAAATCTTATAGTTTTAGTTAATGGTAGAAGAATGAATAATATTGATTCTACACCACAATTATTGAGTTCAATTCCAATTGATAGCATTGAAAAAATTGAAATTTTAAAAGGTACAGGTTCTGTTCAGTTTGGTGATGGAGCAAATGCAGGTGTAATTAATATTATTACTAATGGTATTAATGAAAGTTATATAAAAGCCTATGTTGGAAATAATGGTGTTAAAAATGGAACATTAAGTTTTGGACATAGTTTTGATAAAGTTATTATAAATGGTTACACAGATTATAGTTCAACAGATGGAAATATATATAATAGCAATGATGAAAAAAATGATAATTACAATAAAAATAAAAAGATTAGTGTAACATATTTTCCAATAGATGAATTAGAATTAAATTTATCAAGAAGTTACTCAAATATGAATACTAAATATGGAAGTTCTATAACATTAGATGATTATGAAAATAATATCAATAGAACATCATATTTTACAGAACAATATTTTAGAAGTTATGTAACAAGTGTAGGAGCTAAATATAATATAAATAATAATTTATCTCTTGAATTAGATTTTAATGATGAAAATAAGTTAAGTAGATATTCTTCAGGTTGGGCTTCAAATTATGATTATAAATCTTTTGGAAGTAAATTAAATTATAATTATGAAGATTTAAAAATTGCTGTAGGCATTGATGGATTTAATGGTGATAGAATAAGTTCTAGTGATATAACTACAAAAGACAATAAAGCAGTTTTCATATCAGCAGAATATAATATAACAGATGATTTAAAAATATCTTCTGGTGTAAGAAGAGAAAATGTTGAATACAAATATCAACCAAATAGTGGAAGTAGTTTAGAAGAAGATGATTATTTAAATGCTTACGATGTAGGAGTTAACTATATTTTGGATGAGAAATCATCTATATTTGCAAATTATAATAGAAGTTATCAAGCTCCTGATATTGATAAATTTTTTACCTATGGTTCGTTTAATAATTTTATCGAACCATCTAAAGTTCATAATTATACAGTTGGATATAATAATATTTTACAAAATAATAAATTTAAATTTTCTATATTTAGAGCTGATTTAAAAAATGAAATTTATTATTATAATACTGGTTCTTGGTTAACTTCATTTAATACAAATATAGATAAATCTCATAAATATGGTTTAGAGATATTTGATAAATATTTAATTAATGAAAATTTATATACATCTTTTAATTATTCATATATTATTGCAAAAATTGATGAAGAAAATGAAGGAAATGGTGCATATAATGGTAAATATTTGCCAGGAGTTTCAAAGCACAATATTACAGTTAATTTAGGTTATAATATAAATAATATAAATACTATATTATCTCATACTTATAAAAGTAGCGCTTATGCATCTAATGATTTTGAAAATAATTTTACTCAAAAACAAGAAGTGTATAATTCTACAGATTTTACAATTTCATATACTTATCAAAATCTTGAATTATTTGGGAAAATTCAAAATATTTTTGATGAAAAAAATGGAATGTGGATTAGGGATGATGCAATTTATCCAATTAATTTTGAAACAACGTATTATGCTGGTATGAAAGTAAAATTCTAA
- a CDS encoding ABC transporter substrate-binding protein, translated as MKKILFILIFCINLLAEERIVTLSPSINEIVFALGVGKNVVANTNFCDYPEESKNVTKIGGYNNISLEKILKLKPTVVIGQDYDEKLNSNLKALGIKTLIYKTNTINTIQNTINDLGDFFDKKDKAKELNMNITNALNSLNSIVENKKFLIVISPQTTLSNQIYITGNYIYFEDVIKASGNQNAYSSKNHAQPVVNTEKIINMNPDIIVLLTPFLEGDKKSQNEIIKIWKDLPINASKNDNIYTIDKLYAGIPSHRIEFFIKDFRKILENVRDKKLQ; from the coding sequence ATGAAAAAAATTTTATTTATACTAATTTTTTGTATAAATTTGTTGGCAGAAGAGAGAATTGTAACTCTCTCTCCATCAATAAATGAAATTGTATTTGCTTTAGGTGTTGGAAAAAATGTAGTTGCAAATACAAATTTTTGTGATTATCCTGAAGAATCAAAGAATGTTACAAAAATTGGTGGATATAACAATATCTCTTTAGAAAAGATATTGAAATTAAAACCAACAGTTGTAATAGGGCAAGATTATGATGAAAAACTAAATTCAAATTTAAAAGCTTTGGGTATTAAAACTTTGATTTATAAAACAAATACAATAAATACTATTCAAAATACTATAAATGATTTAGGTGATTTTTTTGATAAAAAAGATAAAGCAAAAGAGTTAAATATGAATATAACAAATGCTTTAAATTCTTTAAATTCAATAGTTGAAAATAAGAAATTCTTGATTGTTATAAGTCCACAAACCACTCTTTCTAATCAAATTTATATAACAGGGAATTATATCTATTTTGAAGATGTTATAAAAGCAAGTGGAAATCAAAATGCTTATTCTTCAAAAAATCATGCGCAACCTGTTGTAAATACAGAAAAAATTATAAATATGAATCCTGATATAATTGTTTTATTAACTCCATTTTTAGAAGGCGATAAAAAATCTCAAAATGAGATTATCAAAATTTGGAAAGATTTACCAATAAATGCATCAAAAAATGATAATATTTATACTATCGATAAATTATACGCTGGAATACCAAGCCATAGAATAGAGTTTTTTATAAAAGATTTTAGGAAGATATTAGAAAATGTTAGAGATAAAAAATTACAATAG
- a CDS encoding ABC transporter ATP-binding protein — translation MLEIKNYNSSILKDISFVLKKGENLIILGENGAGKSTLAKVLSNLISNDKVLLFEENISKIDDLKRAKLINYIPPRLSIFDEYITLKEFLELSSVDIVDNNKIDKIIFLLKLEKLKNRFCKAFSSGEKQLLLLASAIMHNAKITIFDELTANLDISRLKEVFEILNSDLLEQKIVITHNLDLAYALKYKVLFVKNGKIAFFDEHEKFFTNENLEKFYNKTILKLENHLVVNL, via the coding sequence ATGTTAGAGATAAAAAATTACAATAGTTCAATTTTAAAAGATATTTCATTTGTTTTAAAAAAAGGTGAAAATCTAATAATTTTGGGCGAAAATGGTGCAGGAAAATCAACTTTAGCAAAAGTTTTATCTAATCTAATATCAAATGATAAGGTTTTACTTTTTGAAGAGAATATCTCAAAAATAGATGATTTAAAAAGAGCAAAACTTATAAATTATATTCCTCCAAGACTCTCTATTTTTGATGAATATATTACTTTAAAAGAGTTTTTAGAACTCTCAAGTGTTGATATAGTTGATAATAATAAAATAGATAAAATAATCTTTTTATTAAAACTTGAAAAATTAAAAAATAGGTTTTGCAAAGCTTTTAGTTCAGGTGAAAAGCAACTTTTACTTCTTGCAAGTGCAATTATGCATAATGCAAAAATAACGATTTTTGATGAATTAACAGCAAATTTAGATATAAGTAGATTAAAAGAAGTTTTTGAGATATTAAATTCAGATTTATTGGAGCAAAAAATAGTAATTACACATAATTTAGATTTAGCCTATGCACTAAAATATAAAGTTTTATTTGTAAAAAATGGAAAAATAGCGTTTTTTGATGAGCATGAAAAATTTTTTACAAATGAGAATTTAGAAAAATTTTATAATAAAACTATTTTAAAACTAGAAAACCATTTGGTAGTTAATTTATGA